A DNA window from Luteolibacter luteus contains the following coding sequences:
- a CDS encoding DEAD/DEAH box helicase, producing the protein MTPQTFEALPLAAPLQRALRELEYSVPSPIQAQAIPLLLEGRDLLGCAQTGTGKTAGFALPILNALNERPRPLKAKTARTLVLTPTRELAVQVAKSFNTYGKHVRFRQTLIYGGVGQNPQVAAMRTGVDVLVATPGRLLDLIDQRFLDLSGVEFFVLDEVDRMLDMGFLRDVKRIVAMLPQQRQSLFFSATLAPSIVELAESILRNPAKVTIAPQSTTAERVEQKVAFIHKEHKRSLLEQLLKEQSEASESKLTIVFSRTKHGANKLAKGLTAAGFQADAIHGNKSQAQREKALERFRKGLVPVLVATDVAARGVDVKDVGLVVNYDLPNEPEAYVHRIGRTGRAGAEGRSVSFCSDEELEFLRDIEKIIRMPVPRWDDHHWHKEDLAEKHARGVRIPSAPKPKPQGRSHNGGNRGNQPSRRPQNGAGNTAGHAPKAGAPAGNASRPSHEAPKQAVSDQAAGTRNPSRRRRSRRGRGRGPVSRQA; encoded by the coding sequence ATGACCCCTCAGACCTTTGAGGCGTTGCCGCTGGCTGCGCCCCTGCAACGCGCTTTGCGCGAACTCGAATATTCCGTGCCTTCGCCGATCCAGGCCCAGGCGATTCCCCTTTTGTTAGAAGGCCGCGACCTGCTCGGTTGCGCCCAGACCGGCACCGGCAAGACCGCGGGCTTCGCGCTTCCGATCTTGAATGCGCTGAACGAGCGCCCACGCCCGCTGAAGGCGAAGACCGCGCGCACTCTGGTACTCACCCCGACCCGCGAACTTGCGGTCCAGGTGGCAAAGAGCTTCAATACCTATGGCAAGCATGTCCGCTTCCGCCAGACCCTGATCTACGGTGGCGTGGGCCAGAACCCGCAGGTCGCCGCGATGCGAACCGGCGTGGATGTCCTCGTGGCGACACCGGGACGTCTTCTTGATCTCATCGACCAGCGCTTCTTGGATCTCTCCGGCGTGGAGTTCTTCGTGCTGGATGAAGTCGACCGCATGCTCGACATGGGCTTCCTGCGCGATGTGAAGCGCATCGTTGCGATGCTTCCGCAGCAGCGCCAATCGCTCTTCTTCTCCGCTACCTTGGCTCCGAGCATCGTCGAACTGGCCGAGTCGATCCTGCGCAATCCCGCGAAGGTGACCATCGCACCGCAATCGACCACTGCCGAGCGCGTTGAGCAAAAGGTGGCCTTCATTCACAAGGAGCACAAACGCTCGCTGCTGGAGCAACTGCTCAAAGAGCAGTCCGAGGCCAGTGAATCGAAGCTCACCATCGTCTTCAGTCGCACCAAGCATGGTGCCAACAAGCTGGCAAAGGGCCTTACCGCTGCCGGTTTCCAGGCAGATGCCATCCACGGCAACAAGTCCCAAGCCCAGCGCGAGAAGGCGCTCGAACGTTTCCGCAAGGGCCTCGTCCCCGTACTTGTCGCCACCGATGTGGCAGCACGTGGCGTCGACGTGAAGGACGTCGGGCTGGTGGTGAACTACGATCTGCCGAACGAACCGGAAGCTTACGTTCATCGCATCGGCCGTACCGGTCGCGCAGGTGCGGAAGGCCGCTCCGTGTCCTTCTGCTCGGATGAAGAACTCGAGTTCCTGCGGGACATCGAGAAGATCATCCGCATGCCCGTGCCGCGCTGGGATGACCATCATTGGCATAAGGAAGACTTGGCTGAGAAGCACGCTCGCGGTGTGCGCATTCCATCCGCCCCGAAGCCGAAGCCGCAGGGCCGCTCTCACAATGGCGGCAACCGTGGCAATCAGCCCTCGCGTCGGCCCCAGAACGGAGCCGGCAATACCGCAGGACATGCTCCGAAAGCCGGAGCACCGGCAGGCAATGCATCGCGTCCCTCGCACGAAGCGCCGAAACAGGCTGTCAGTGATCAGGCGGCGGGAACTCGCAATCCATCACGTCGTCGCCGTAGCCGCCGTGGTCGCGGTCGCGGACCGGTTTCGCGTCAGGCTTGA
- a CDS encoding diheme cytochrome c-553 — protein MKFPLTYASLGFLAIAAALLVVRPGSEGFRKPASHEEMMARGESLVRAGNCSDCHTPKIMTEMGLIEDKARLFAGHPAEEELEPGQLMANSQGPATAGKTAWEGPWGISYASNLTSDPATGMWSEDTFIKAMRTGKRRGHGREILPPMPWQQLAASPDEDLKAIYAYLSSLPPVYNNVPDPVPAPMTSATNTTAMETIAGRPAGRRY, from the coding sequence ATGAAATTTCCTCTGACCTATGCATCCTTGGGCTTTCTGGCCATCGCGGCAGCCCTGCTCGTCGTCAGGCCGGGGAGTGAAGGCTTCCGCAAACCGGCGAGCCACGAAGAGATGATGGCCCGCGGAGAGTCCCTGGTGCGGGCTGGCAACTGCTCGGACTGTCACACACCGAAGATCATGACCGAGATGGGACTGATCGAAGACAAGGCGCGGCTCTTCGCCGGTCATCCCGCCGAGGAAGAACTGGAACCAGGCCAACTCATGGCTAACAGCCAAGGACCGGCCACCGCAGGCAAGACCGCATGGGAAGGTCCCTGGGGGATCAGCTATGCTTCAAACCTGACCTCGGATCCGGCAACAGGCATGTGGTCGGAAGATACCTTCATCAAGGCGATGCGCACGGGCAAGCGCCGTGGCCATGGCAGGGAAATCTTGCCGCCGATGCCATGGCAGCAGCTGGCGGCGTCCCCGGATGAAGACCTGAAGGCGATCTACGCCTACCTTAGTAGTTTGCCGCCGGTCTATAACAACGTGCCGGATCCGGTGCCGGCGCCGATGACCTCTGCCACCAATACGACCGCCATGGAGACAATCGCGGGACGACCGGCAGGAAGGAGGTATTGA
- a CDS encoding endonuclease, with product MAASHSFAGEAYVEKQAMPSPHATQAAAADEKFVYAVSSTAIAKLDRATGEELALSKGKASHLNSAVILDGKVYAAHSNFPLKPEQGEIRVLDPETMELGLFHRFDDPPGSLTWALRKGKEWWCHFAHYGKDNTKSLLLRFDESWHETGRWDYPADLVKDWGSASLSGAVWQGDVLLATGHDHKRVYRLKLPAEGKTMQWIDTVDSPFPGQGIAADPKTGGLVGIDRTRKAVIFTVLERR from the coding sequence ATGGCAGCATCCCATTCCTTCGCAGGGGAAGCTTACGTGGAAAAGCAGGCGATGCCTTCGCCGCATGCCACGCAGGCGGCTGCGGCGGATGAGAAGTTCGTCTATGCCGTTTCGAGCACCGCGATCGCGAAGCTTGATCGGGCGACGGGCGAAGAACTCGCGCTAAGCAAGGGAAAGGCATCTCATCTCAACAGCGCGGTCATTCTCGATGGGAAGGTCTACGCCGCACATTCGAACTTTCCGCTGAAGCCGGAGCAGGGCGAGATCCGCGTGCTGGATCCGGAGACGATGGAACTCGGGCTGTTTCATCGCTTTGATGATCCTCCGGGCAGCCTTACCTGGGCGCTAAGGAAAGGGAAGGAGTGGTGGTGCCACTTCGCCCATTACGGAAAGGACAATACGAAGTCGCTGTTGTTGCGCTTTGATGAATCGTGGCATGAAACCGGCCGCTGGGATTACCCGGCGGATTTGGTAAAAGATTGGGGCAGCGCCAGCTTGTCCGGTGCGGTCTGGCAAGGAGATGTGCTGCTTGCAACGGGCCACGATCACAAACGCGTGTATCGTTTGAAGCTGCCCGCAGAAGGGAAGACGATGCAGTGGATCGATACGGTGGACTCGCCTTTCCCCGGACAAGGGATCGCCGCGGACCCGAAGACCGGTGGCCTCGTGGGGATTGACCGCACAAGAAAAGCGGTGATCTTCACGGTGCTGGAGCGGCGCTGA
- a CDS encoding SDR family NAD(P)-dependent oxidoreductase, translating to MTEARYSCALVTGASAGIGAEFARQLAPQCRTLVLVARRSERLVELAGDLEKAYPGLRVMPLEADLTDPSARLQTVGHLLSKGLVPDLLVNNAGMGDYGEFATSDWMKVESMLRLNIEALTHLTHALLPTMIEQQGGAIINVSSLASILPIPDFAVYAATKAYVTSFSEALRIEVREHGIRVMALCPGPVHTEFGGVAGRGPGKDWGSREWFYVPQEQVVSEALEGLAWDKPRVYPGLKIALAAAAISLVPIALVRLIMSSRPRR from the coding sequence GTGACGGAAGCCCGTTATTCCTGTGCCTTGGTGACCGGCGCATCCGCCGGCATCGGGGCCGAATTCGCCCGCCAGCTGGCACCCCAGTGCCGGACGCTGGTACTGGTGGCCCGGCGCTCCGAGCGCTTGGTCGAGCTGGCTGGCGACCTGGAGAAAGCTTATCCCGGCCTGCGGGTGATGCCGCTGGAGGCGGATCTGACCGATCCATCCGCGCGCTTGCAGACGGTGGGTCACTTGCTCTCGAAAGGCCTGGTTCCCGACTTGCTGGTGAACAATGCCGGCATGGGGGATTACGGTGAGTTCGCGACTTCCGATTGGATGAAGGTGGAGTCGATGCTGCGCCTCAACATCGAGGCACTGACGCATCTGACGCACGCTCTTCTGCCGACGATGATCGAGCAGCAGGGCGGCGCGATCATCAATGTGAGCTCGCTTGCCAGCATCCTTCCGATCCCGGACTTCGCGGTGTATGCGGCGACGAAGGCCTACGTGACCAGTTTCTCCGAAGCGCTGCGGATCGAGGTGCGCGAGCACGGGATCCGCGTGATGGCGCTTTGCCCGGGACCGGTGCACACCGAGTTCGGCGGAGTGGCAGGCCGTGGCCCCGGAAAAGACTGGGGCTCGCGGGAGTGGTTCTACGTGCCGCAGGAACAGGTGGTGAGCGAAGCGCTGGAGGGTCTCGCTTGGGACAAGCCGCGTGTTTATCCCGGGCTGAAAATCGCCTTGGCCGCTGCCGCCATCTCGCTGGTGCCGATCGCGCTGGTGCGGTTGATCATGTCTTCGCGTCCGCGGAGATAA
- a CDS encoding DUF6941 family protein: MDIQIATLCDFAADYNGKLVVSGTFDTLAARALPVVHPMCSLALRFCFTQEDSGRHKLSINIINEDGESLDPQNMPIEPEFEVQLPPGTPFLTRNVIMNLQGLRFPKAGIYSIDLGCDGELLMRLPLRIVQVAQQPQPEPVA; the protein is encoded by the coding sequence ATGGACATCCAAATCGCCACCCTTTGCGACTTCGCCGCCGACTACAATGGCAAGCTCGTGGTTTCCGGAACCTTCGACACCCTCGCCGCGCGTGCGCTCCCGGTGGTTCATCCGATGTGCTCCCTCGCGCTCCGCTTCTGCTTCACGCAGGAAGACAGCGGCCGCCACAAGCTTTCCATCAACATCATCAATGAAGACGGCGAGTCGCTCGATCCGCAGAACATGCCGATCGAGCCGGAATTCGAAGTCCAGCTTCCGCCGGGCACGCCTTTCCTGACCCGCAACGTGATCATGAACCTGCAGGGCCTTCGTTTCCCGAAAGCCGGCATCTACTCGATCGACCTTGGTTGCGACGGCGAACTGCTGATGCGCTTGCCGCTGCGCATCGTGCAAGTGGCCCAGCAGCCGCAGCCGGAACCCGTTGCCTGA